The Oncorhynchus masou masou isolate Uvic2021 chromosome 2, UVic_Omas_1.1, whole genome shotgun sequence genomic sequence CCATACAGTGCATTACAGCAACATAATGTGCATGTTATAAGTACCCTCTACGTATCCTTCTGGAATTGTACACGGGATGCTCGGATGCTCCATTATGTGCATCTTTTGTCAAAATATTGTCATAGAGAGGACCTTGTTACCATGTTTCCCTTTAACTACTTCTTAAGAAATATATCAAATGTAAAAATAGGACAAAAGTATATATACCCATAGGCCTACATATTTTGACAATATGGATAGCCAGGTTTAAAACATGTATTTGCCTTGGCATTCTCACACGAAGCCCTGAGTTGCATAACATGCACAATGTGCGTTTTATTATAAATATTACAAATATGTGTATAATATCTTGTAAGATATAATATGTTGGTTTCAGGATTTCAGAAAACAAATTTTACCAAACTATTCTTTCCGTTGTTGTTCAAATTGAGATACTGTATTCATTTAATAACCTTTATTTACTCATAACTATTTTGAGAATGATATATCTACATTTAGCagcaccttcagaaagtactcacacaTTCCCTTGTTCcagtttgttgtgttacagtctgaatttaaaatggattaaatatagatttttttgttttgttactggcctacacacacacacacacacacacacacacacacacacacacacacacacacacacacacacacacacacacacacacacacacacacacacacacaaccccataacatcaaagtggaattatgttttggaAGTTTTTGGAAATTAACTAAACATGAAAAGCTGAATTGTCTTGATTTGATTCAAAACCCTTTGttttggcaagcctaaataaagttcatcagtaaaaatgtgcttaataagttgcatggactctgtgtgtaataatagtgtGTCACAAGATTTTGACTACCTCATCGCTGCACCCCACAgatctataaggtccctcagtcaagcagtgaattcaAAACACAgtttcaactacaaagaccagggaggttttccaatgacttacaaagaagggcaccttttGGTATATGGGTAAAAAACATGGTGAAGTTAATAATTGCACgttggatggtgtattaatacacccagtcactacaaagacacaggtgtccttcctaactcagttgccggagaggaaggaaaccgctcagggatttcaccatgaggccaatggtgactttaaaacagttatatAGTTTTATGGCtctgacaggagaaaactgaggatggatcaacaacattgtagttattttacaataccaacctaaatgaccaagtgaaaagaaggaagcctgtacagaataaaaatattccaaaagaTGCACCCTATTTGCCACAAGGCACTAaactaatactgcaaaaaatgtggctaAGCAATTGAACTTTATGTCTGGAATACAGTGCTACGTTTAGGGAAAATCTAATAcaacactgagtaccactctccatatttgcaAGCATAGTGATGGCAggatcatgttatgggtatggttgTCATCATTAAGGGACTGGGCAGTTTTTCAGGATAACaaaaaacagaatggagctaagcattggaaaataacctaaaacacaaatctacactggagttgcttaccaagacagtgaatgttcctgagtggcaaaGGAACAGTCTTGAtatagggtttttctttattttgactattttctacattgttgaataacaGTAAAactttagacacacctactcattcaagggtttttctttatttgtactatatttctacattgtagaataatggtgaagacatcaaaactatgaaataacacatacggaatcatatAGTAACAAATAGATTAAAATAgagactcttcaaagtagccaccctttgccttgatgacagctttgcacactcttggcattctcaggtagtcacctggaaagcatttcaattaacaggtgtgccttgttaaaagtgaatttgtggaatgttgttccttcttaatgtgtttgagccaatcaatcagttgtgttgtgacaaggtaggggtggtatacagacgatagccctatttggtaaaagaccaagtccatattatggcaagaacagctcaaataagcaaagagaaattacacaccatcattacttgaagacatgaagggCAGTCAATTTGGAACATTACAAGTGCagacgcaaaaaccatcaagcgccatgatgaaactggctctcacgaggaccgccaaaggaaaggaagatccagagttacctctgctgcagatacattaattagagttaacagcacctcagattgcagcccaaataaattattcacagagttcaagtaacagacacatctcaacatcaactgttcagaggagactgtgtgaatcaggccttcatggttgaattccTGCAAggaaacaactactaaaggagagtgatggagtgctgcatcagatgacctggcctccacaatcacctgacctcaacccaattgagatggtttgggatgagctggaccgcagggtgaaggaaaagcagccaaaaagtgctcagcatatgtgggaactccttcaagactgttgaaaagcattccaggtaaagctgtttgagagaatgccaagagtgggcaaagctgtcaaggcaaagggtggctactttgaagaatcaaaaatatattttgatttgtttaacacttattggGTTATTACatgagttttgatgtcttcactatttacaatgtagaaaatagtagttttttttaaacacaaaaaaacttgaatgagtaggtgtccaaaactgactggtactatataactatatattttATACAAATGGTAGAatatttcttccactttgacagagtattttgtgtagattgtttacaaaaaaattacaattacATACATTTTAATCTAACTTCgtaataacaaaatgtggaaaaagtcaaggggtgtaaatactttctgaaggcactgtaatgaCATTTGCATAGTACTAGCATCATGGGCTTTACATTAGGTTATTTTGTGTGATTACGTTGTTTAATTGACCAAGATGCAAGAGCCCATAGCCCAGAAATGGGTCAAATAAGAGAAAGAACAGAATTGCAAAGCGTAATTGATATTCTGCAGTAGATCATTGAATAATATTTAGGCATGGCACAActatacacattttttttaagcATTATCCTATATTTAGCATCAAAACAAATTCATCTCTTGACTTTTAGAAAATGCTTTACTAAGTAAACAAAGCATAATTCCAAATCATGCAGTCAAGGTTCTCTTCTAATATCCTGAGGCAGGCAAAGAAGTGACTTCAAGTGCATCCAGATCCAATGAACTAGCGGCTCTAAGGTGCAGTTATACATTTGATCGATCAATCTGTCACATAGCTCTCCAAACAACTCTGCTGCAGCCTTTTGGTGaccctccccgtctcccctccaACACTGAAGCGGGTAACACACTGATTTCTCAGTGTCAAGACCATCATTTCAGTTTCTAAACAAACTCAGGACTAATTTTGTTTATCAATTATATATTCCCAAATGGCCTATAAGACTAATTACAACAGTAGTTTGTTAAATGTCCAGTTCCCTACacagtttttttttaaaaggTCCCTTGATCAAAAACAATTAATTTATGTTCTGTAGTTTCGTTTTCCCATCACCAAGTTTTCTGAATGGTAATGGCAGCTGCAAAAAAACtaaaaataaagattaaatacatAATCTTTATATCTAACAAAATATTGTTATCAGATTTGGCATTCAATGGTTGTGGTGGGTAAAACAGTGTGTGACATGCTGAGGTTTCTCTCACAGCATTGTCGAGGAATCACCTCACAGTCATATTAACTAAAGAAAGTAGCAGTTCTAATGTATAATTGGGTGAGTCTTGGACAAGCTATGATACTTTATATCATATAGCCTAAGGCTAATTCAAGGTTTAGGCTGAATTACAATCTCCCTAGCAGTGAATGCAAGACAAATAAGACTCCGAGTGTATCACTGTACAGTGCACAGCTTCAGCAGTATGCCTATCACCGTTGATTGAAATGTCCAGGCACAGAGTGTTGTAGTTGTACAACAAAAGTTGCTAAAAATAAAGGCCATGTGTTTCAAATGTGTGTTTGGGTAGGTGCATGCTTATAAGACGAGGATCTTGGGATGGTATATCCTCGTCTTCGCTGAGATCTGTTGCAAAAGGGATATATCTAATGTATATAATCTATATTCATGGTCATTTCAACATACAGACAAAAATTCAATACCACCTTCAATAATGTAATGCATCATTACATCCAtgtaaaagaaaaaagaaaatagGCCTTTGGGTCAAATTTCGTCGATTGGATAACAATCAGACCATTTGGAGAGGCTTTCTGTTGAGACACGCATACATGCTGGGCTGGCCGAATGATGTGGAATTCCTCCACCTAAGTGGTCGAACATTCCTGAGGATGCAACGCTGTCAAATATTTCATTCGAGGACGTCATGGAAAAAGTACATGAAATAAACTAGGAGGGGCAAGTGGGAAATGGTGACCTCGGATTGCCGTAAAATGACGCCAAACACAATCCTGCAACAGTGACATTATCAGAGTAAATCTATACCATCAGAGTTAACCCTTTCCTCAATATGTCCATGTAACATTTAGGCTGCCTAACATGGGTAAGGCGGTAAAGCATGTTAACTAAGAAACATATATTCCATAGAAGATAAATATGGCCAAAATGACTTCAGCCAATGTTAGTTATGCAATGTACTATGGAAATAAATCAATAGAATTTAGAGGACACCATAACCCGTTTAAAACCACAGTAACAATCATTTGACTGACGGAAAATCGTCTATAATATCAACTGAGAGTCCAGAGGGACCCTTAATAATTATGCGAAGCTGTCAACAGCTTTTTGCGGAGGGGTTTAACAATGCGCCACTCATCGGCGCGTCCCCCTTCAAAGATCAATGGAGAAACTCGCGTCCCACTAGTTTGGGTAAACATTTAGGGATCGATTAGCCGTGGACATTAGTTTTTCAAAGTGTATGTCAAATACGAGTGGCGGGGTTAAAGTGTGTGAGGGGGCCATTCGGCATGGGGACGGGCACGACGTGTTGAAACAAGGCGTGATTCTCGGAATGAAGTCATCAACCGTAATTAAatgcagggggaaagagagaatgcaAGCtcgcctgccctctctctctgcgcgCTGGGTGGTCCGCTCCCCTGATAAATGCGTGGGCCTCATTCCAAGCGAGCGCCCTGTGTAGGGACTGGTTAAAACAATACTACTACCTATATACATTTCTTTACTTAGGTTTCAAACTCAGCCGCAACAGCAAATCCCACCCTTGTACCTCTCGCATGGCCCGTGTAGTTGACAACGGAGATTTGTATATTTTCTTATTTGCTTTACCCTTTGGCAAAAACGTCACAAAGGAGCCAAGCCAACAACGGCATTTACGGGTTTTTGTTGGAACACAGGCTGTCCTTCAAATACATGTAGGCCTGTACAGCTTCAGAACATCATCTTACGGTTTAATAAATAAATCATGTCATTTTGATGTGGCCTTAGTTTGATCAAATGAGTAGGCCTAAATAGCCTACAATATCCTCCTGTGGATGCATATTTGTAGTACCACTACATTTATTTGTAGAATATAATTCCAAAGACATAAAAAATCTTAGTCAAGAAAAAACAGTAGCCAGTATAGCCTACTTTATGACCCCCAAAATGTATTATGACATTTTGTATTTACAATTTGCCAAAGTATCTGTGACTGATTTGCGTTATTGCATATCCAATATGTGCATTAATTACAATATTGTAAAAGCAAATAATAAAATTGTCTAACAACCCGGTTAACCAAAACAGCAGAACCACCGCGAGCCATCCCGGAGAGTGAACCCGCGTACCAGGAGCGCCTGAGTGAGGGTTGAGGGGCTGAGAGCTTGTGCGCTCTCCGGGGAACAATGAACAGTCTACTATCAACAGATTTAGTCTATGGACCGGCGGCTCTccactacacacatacatatatccTAGCGGTTCAAGACTTAAATTAATAACCAGAAACTGGTCACATTTAGAATGGTGGATGAGGTACAATGAAGCGCTTGAAGACCTAGTGTAAAAAGTGCTTCTCAAAAACAATACATTTTCTGAATGTACTTATTTTCTTATTCTAATTTTCCAAACGATAAGCCTGAAAATTATGAGCCTAAGACAGGTCTTTGTTAATAAGGAATGCGCTTCGAACTTTTCAAAAAGGAAAATAAAGTAGACCTATGTGCTACATCGCTTAATAACTTTGTAACTCAGATGATATTTGTTACTATTTTCTGTGACACTATAGTCTGCCCACCACATTAcaatcaatttttattttatcTCTATTTAAATAGGCAcgtcagtttaaaaaaaaaatcgtaTTTtcgatgacggcctaggaacagtgggttaactgccttgttcaggggcagaatgacagatttttaccttgtcagctcggggattcgatcttgcatcCTTTcaacaagtccaacgctctaaccactaggctacctgtcgaaATGACTAATGAGACCATCATATGGCGTCCTATCTAATTCGCACTTCTAACTGCACAACAGGTCTAGTAAATCTCGATTGGAACTAAATTGAGAAGGCCCGCAGCCATATCGCTGTCTTGTTTTAACTGACAAAAGTTGAAAGTGACTTACCTTGATTCGAGCACCATTCTGAGGAGAGAGTGTTTGGTGGGCGTCGATCTAAAGTCCTCAGCCGAGTTCCAGTGCTCAATGTTCGGCTGGGCTCAGAGTTCTTTCCCTCAGTTCTCCTGTGTGAACATAATAATTATACATGATTGAAATCTCTTTCTGCATTTACGTTAAAGTCCTATCCATACACAAGGAGCTGTCTAAAACGGACATAATGCATCAGATTGAGTATGAGCTGATCTAGCGGGGCTTTTTGCTTGATTTTTTATTTAAAGAAGGCCAGGGAAAATGTTTACATTTTGCTGTATAAACATCCTGCCCATGTTCCTGTCTATCTTTTAAAGAAATCAGCTGCGTGGTCTTGGAATATGGGCATTTTCTTTCAAATAAGCGTATTTTAAGCAACATTTTAAACATACTTCACACTTTAATAAGTCCAAGTCAGTGAAATGTGCTATGCTGAGGTTGACCTGCTGTATCTGACAAGTGGAAAACCAGTTTTATATATCACGGTGGTTGTGCATACAAGCTTAGTAAAAACATACATTTTCAAAAACACTGTTTAAGTAATATTGTCGTTGCGGAAATAAAGACGATTCAACTTTGCAAAGTTCTAGCATAGGTTGTAGGCTGTTGTATTAGGCTACCATTTACATTCTGAAAGATGGTCTAGCAGGTTAAGTCCTATATTTGAAAATAATTCCTGTTTCACGCCATGCAATTAAAAAATGATAATTTTCTGttcaataaaatgtaattttgAGTGTTAAGAAAGATCCACTTCACTGATTCTGAGTTGGGGAAAAAAACTGCTCCCATACAAACTAAAGCCAGGCAGATGTGtgtgagtgggaggggactgggcGGGCCCGGTGCGCCAATGACGTCCTGATGGTCAAGAGCTCGAGCTAGCAAGGCGCTGATGGCAACGGATAAGTAAAAGGCGAGCTCCTCCGGACGCACCGACAGAAGTTGAAGTAGCTCCCGTTTCTCCCCCATTTCTTGGACACTCGCTACGGGTTTCAGGGTTCACATTGGCTAAGGAATTTAGGCACCAAAAGGAAGAGCGCAATAACGCTAATCTCAACAGCATTGAGATTGGTAACCATCTTAAACTTTTATTTGATTATTTATACGAAGTTTGTAGTACTACTTCAAAACGAGGACGTGGATATTTTTGTCAAACATTTTTGTCATTGCGCTGATAGTCTAACTAATGACGGCAGAGGTCCAGCAGCCACCAGCGCAGACTCCTGCCCAGAGCAGCCCGATGTCTGCCCCGGAGAAGCCCCACGGACAGACCACTGTGATGGAGACcgcctcctccaccaccaaaaCCAAAAAGACCAACGCGGGGATCCGCCGTCCGGAGAAACCCCCATACTCTTACATTGCGCTGATAGTCATGGCTATCCAGAGCTCTCCCACCAAACGCCTGACGCTCAGTGAAATTTACCAGTTCCTCCAGAGCCGCTTCCCATTTTTTAGAGGCTCTTACCAAGGATGGAAGAATTCCGTGCGTCACAACTTGTCCCTTAATGAGTGCTTCATAAAGCTGCCCAAGGGGCTCGGACGGCCCGGGAAGGGCCACTACTGGACTATCGACCCAGCCAGTGAGTTCATGTTCGAGGAGGGATCCTTCCGCAGGAGGCCGCGGGGCTTCAGGCGTAAATGCCAGGCGTTGAAGCCCATGTACAGCATGATGAACGGCCTAGGATTCAACCACCTCCCCGAGTCCTATAACTTCCAGGGGAGCGGCGGGGGCCTGTCCTGTCCGCCCAACGGCTTGTCTCTGGACAGCGGGATTGGGATGATGAATGGACACTTGGCAGGCAACATGGAGGGGATGGGTCTGTCCGGGCACTCCATGTCCCACCTGTCGGCTAACAATGGACATTCCTACATGGGGAGCTGCACAGGATCCACGGGGGGCGAGTACCCCCACCACGACAATTCAGGCTCGCCCCTCCTCACCAGCGGGGGAGTGATGGAGCCGCATCCCGTCTACTCAAGCTCGGCCTGGGCTCAAGCGCCTTCATCCTCTCTGAATAACGGAGGTTCTTACATCAAGCAGCAGCCACTGTCTCCCTGCAACCCCGGGGCGAACCCGCTGCAGCCCAGTTTACCCACGCATTCCCTAGACCAATATAATCTTCATCAGAACGGACACAGTAACACGGATTTGCAAGGTAAACTAATATCGCCAAATGATTACGCATGCCTTTTACAGTCAGTCATACCCAATAGCCTAAAATGTGTGCGAAATAAACACTATAGCCCAGGCTATAGCCCACTAATTGATTTGAACCAAATCCAAAACTTCTAAAGTAAATTATAAACGAGGTGAAGAAAAATGAAAATATATAGGCATATAGAGAGAGCATTGTTTCACAGAAAGCAGATACAAACTTAACGAAGATTAATTACATTACTGATACTGGCCAGCTACATGCAAAGGTCTTTAGGCAGCCGTCACCTACTGCAATCAGTTCAGTGGGCAAAGAATGGGACTGGGCATGCTCAGTGCATTTATTTTTACATAGGCCTACAACAACTCCAATATGCCACAGTTTTTGTCGGACAATATTGGTAAAAATAATGGTTCTGTTGTCTTGGAAATAAGGAAATGGACGCAAGAAACCATCGTCGAATTATCTAGCAAGGAGGTTAAGTAATTCAGTTTCCTGTCCTCATATAACTGGCCAAGGAGTGGGACAACAGCGGGTTTAaccatcactctgttttcctATATAAATTCCTGGAGGTGGTTTAAGGAAGCACGCGGACGGCACGTCTTCTGGGACAAGTGTTGGTGCCAATCTAGAGACAAAAACAACAAGCGCGAGCCGGAGCCAGCCAACTGAAGCCCTCGAGGCACCCAGTCCTCCGGGATTTGCGTGCGAGCAGGCCACTGCCAATTAGACGGTTCTCTGCCTCAACAGTTCCCTACTACAGCTCCAATCAGCGGGGTAGACAGACCAGGGTTTTCCCAAATTAAATGAAAGGTTATCTACCCAAATTACAATTAATTGTTCTTGAAAAGGCAATTTAGGATGAATTTATCCTCTTTAACAATATTCTGAAAAGATTTCGGCAATACTAGTCCTACTTCAATCGACTTTTATATCATAGTATAATTATATTACAATATAGGCTAAATAATGCAATGCACAATATTACAATTCACCATATAAATAACAAATTAGTCCAACATCAAAAAGCTCAGTCACTTTtgcatttttattattattattattttttacattgtcttTCTACAGATAAAGGTACATGTGtattatgatgatgatggatAATTTAGGGCTATATGCAATCACCCAGTGGCAATACTAGTTTATTAATTTTGAGCAATCatttttgcaggtgcatggtaacagttgGACAAGATGAGGGGAAAAGGacaccgcacactgctcttgatagtttcactgatctttaataagcttacgtatcggcctcacggccttcgtcagagcttttgagttaaaataaataaataaataatagcacccttatgtagacctagccccacccacatccgttccacGCATCGAAAGGGGTTGGAGGCGAAGGAAAGACAAACAAGTGCTACCAGATATAACAATGTGAATTACATAAATATTCGAATAACGTGTGTAAATAAGACGTATTAAACAAATTTAAAACCACAATGGCATAGACCTATCGAGCAAGTTTTCATAAATCATTGGGTACCTGTGAGGCCGGTACTtaagcttattaaagatcagtgatactatcgAGAGCAGTGTGCGGTGTCCTTTTCCCCTCATCTACCACCTTTTCTTTAAAATGCTGGCCTATATCCTTCTCGACTTGTGGTTCTTACTAGCCCATTCAAAAAGACAACCATATTGTGTTTGCCAATTGACAGCAACAAATTCATATTGGGTTGGCATGCTATATGGCATAATGCGAATTGAAATATTATTTACTCTTGTATCTGTATTCTTAGGTATTCCACGGTACCATTCCCAGTCTCCCAGTATGTGTGACCGGAAGGAGTTCGTCTTCTCCTTCAACGCGATGACGTCCTCAACGATGCATTCGCCCAGCAGCAGTTcctactatcaccaccaacagGTTGCCTACCAGGACATCAAGCCCTGCGTCATGTGACAGCCCTTACAGTGAATAACGGACATCACTGACTTGAGCCAAGAAAGCCAAAGCGGCTGCAGGGCTGAGACGAGGGAGCAACCCAACCCTTGGAGGTAGGAGAGAAGGCAGGCCCTGGAGCGCGCTGTAAGAGAAGCAACAGTAACGCCAGAGAACCCATAAACTAAACTACTTTTCACATACAAAAAAAGGATTTGGTACAGAGACATAAATACTGCAAATACAGATTGTTAAAACTTCAATGTTTCTCTCTCAGAAACCAAAAATGGAGTGGAAATATCACAGAATAGCCTTGTGGTGTAGGCCCAAGCTGTGGGCTATTTTCAAGAAATGTCTGTGTGCCACACAAGAGGTAAAGCAGAGACCGGTCGACACTCACCTTATGCATCTCAACCCCAGCTGCCGCTTGGTACTATAACTCTGCAGGCGGATGACTACCACTTGAGAATATTTTACAATGTACAATAATGTGTATTATTTTTGTTATGCATTCAAAAGATATACTGCGGGGACAATTTCATTGCTCATTTATCCGGGTTAGGCTACTCGGCTCCATCGAAATGATAGttagatttgtatttgattttcTGAGAAGTTTAAACTAAGCTATAGGCTACACCATGCATTAACATTTTTAAATCAACAACAACACGATCTGAATTAAGGAAGGATGAAggcacttttttttaaatagcaaAGGGCAACTTCTTATTTATTCTGTGCATATTTTTAATTGTACACTTATAGCCACAATGTTGAAGTATGCTTTATTGGCAATATTTGCCATGACGCGTTCTTATTTGTTCTAAAACGGAAATTGAAGATATAGATGTAAGCACTGTTAGTTACATGTCTATTTAGGTGTATATATCCGTGTAGACACCCGTTATTTTTCAGCACTGTATAAATTGTAAATGATGTTATGCTGAGTATTGGCATACTCGAGTGTCTTTAGATTAGTCAGTATATTACTACACACGATCTGTATACAATTAAACGTATTGGCATGCAGTTTAACTGGCTGAAACACCTATACAATTATTTctgtttccattattttgacaCTTCTCgaatgctccccccccccccagttaatCATTTTTTGGGGGAAAATTACACATGCAGATACAGTTCCGTCTATTCCACTGTGTGGTGCAACAGGAAGGCCTTTAAATATTTTTGGGGATGTTCTATTTTAGTTGTCTTCAAATTCAAAAACTATTCGTCATAAGTCCTTAATTCATTCAATCAACCAAATATTTTCATGTGAAAATAGGCCACATATTTAGGAATTGATTGAGGTTTAGACAATAATAGGCCTATAGGTGAACACAATTCATTAGTATAGGCTACATCCATTAGCTTAAGGACGCCCATGTTAAAGAAATTAGCTAACACCACAATAGCCCATGGTTGGATATAAAATAAGACATATCTGTTGGATGTCGAACACTCCTGTCCAATGTAGAACTGTGTAATCGGAGTGTATGTTGTAATTAACCCCTAACTAATCAAAGCCAGCAGTTACGGGGGATGGCGAATTCGCCTCGGATTCGGTTTCAAAGAGGGAGGAAAACGCGTGCCCACCGCCGAGAAACATTTATCCTTCTCTTACAAAGGCACAACGGGCTCACAGACAGCCTTTTCTCAAATACAGCATTCTGGATGTGAGGTTGTTTTTACTGGAATATATATATAGGATGTAGCAAGTATAGCCATTGCTAAATAACATTTAAACGGGAGTTTATTATTTTGTGTGGGTTATGTATTGTTTTCAACCTTGAGATTATGGGCTTATTCTCACTGATAAAACATGACATTATCTGGTTTGTTTGTTGCTGTAGACGCTTATATGCCTTTCCTACTTAGCGCTACATTGCATGacatctgcccccccccccaaatacatAGCAAATCACACAAGGATTAAATCAGTATAAAGACAAAATAATATAGGCCTAAGCATTTCTCGTGCATAAGACACCGTGGTTTTATTTCCATTGTATGAATCTAAAGGCTAGACTGCAGAAGACATTTACAATCTGAAATGCCATTTTCACATGACATGTTGATGCAATCTTTAAATTTGTTACTTTGGAAATGTCATATTGGACAGAACGCAGACTTGTTTCAGCACCGAATCCGACTTGAAATCTGTAGCTTCAATTTGACTTAATTCCCAAATAATTTCCTTAATTACTAAGTGTCTCAAGCTATAAAGAGCACTTCAACACTATACTAGAACGAGTTAAGTAAAACATATTCGAATGAAACAATACAACAAATGTTGCATTCACGATCAAAACGTTGTGACTATAATATTGAAATACTGCCTGTTCAAATGTACTGTTTAAACCATTAGTATAAGAACATATTTAGGCCTAATCATTCTAGAAGTAGCCCTATTATATCAGTGTCTGAACAAATGCTTAAATTGCAAAGGAACAAATTAAATGACACACATTATATTCTGCATTTCATTAGTCACTTCAACTTGATGTTAGTGTTCCTATTTTAATTAAAGTAACAACTTTAGCTGCACTATAACGTTTTTACCTACAAGGACAAATACAGTAATAACAAAACTTGATGGTTTTGGAAGTGAAGTATTGTTATAATAGCTTATTCTCAGTGACATTCTCACATTGGGCCCCATGCCTTGCTGTGTATATGTTGGCGTTTgtgtgtgaggctgtgtgtgaCTATGTATGTATGGAGCTGTGTTATCTCACAAGGTGGTGACCACTCTCTGAACTCCAGTGAAATTCCCTTGTATGAGCAGAGCACAGGGGCAGCAGGCCCAGTCGCTCCACACTGCAGCGGAGGGACCACACATTAGCATGCTGATGACGTGAGCCGGGGCGCAGCACCTCTACAGGGCTGAGATTCCTGCTGGGGCTCCACAGCTGTTCCCCGGCCTGGGCTGGATGACAGCTCCATAAaaaacctgcctgcctgcct encodes the following:
- the foxf1 gene encoding forkhead box protein F1, which codes for MTAEVQQPPAQTPAQSSPMSAPEKPHGQTTVMETASSTTKTKKTNAGIRRPEKPPYSYIALIVMAIQSSPTKRLTLSEIYQFLQSRFPFFRGSYQGWKNSVRHNLSLNECFIKLPKGLGRPGKGHYWTIDPASEFMFEEGSFRRRPRGFRRKCQALKPMYSMMNGLGFNHLPESYNFQGSGGGLSCPPNGLSLDSGIGMMNGHLAGNMEGMGLSGHSMSHLSANNGHSYMGSCTGSTGGEYPHHDNSGSPLLTSGGVMEPHPVYSSSAWAQAPSSSLNNGGSYIKQQPLSPCNPGANPLQPSLPTHSLDQYNLHQNGHSNTDLQGIPRYHSQSPSMCDRKEFVFSFNAMTSSTMHSPSSSSYYHHQQVAYQDIKPCVM